A window of Cryptomeria japonica chromosome 3, Sugi_1.0, whole genome shotgun sequence contains these coding sequences:
- the LOC131070033 gene encoding ferredoxin-thioredoxin reductase, variable chain, which yields MALICAPNPLILKSNKPQVARFGAQIRHVPTCIPYPCHRSLQNKLPTERIRRNRIVCEIALEETVASVEDLELKAKVGDRVKVRGPLKVYHIPKTPEFDIGGMEGEVKDYVGVWKGKHISANLPYKVQFTMEVDGRSVKFFTHLKEDEFDVVT from the coding sequence ATGGCACTCATTTGTGCCCCAAATCCATTGATTTTAAAATCCAACAAGCCGCAGGTCGCCAGATTTGGAGCACAAATCCGCCATGTGCCTACCTGTATCCCCTACCCATGTCATCGCAGTTTGCAGAACAAATTACCCACAGAAAGAATTAGAAGAAATAGAATTGTATGTGAAATCGCTCTGGAGGAAACAGTGGCATCAGTAGAAGACCTGGAACTCAAAGCTAAAGTGGGTGACAGGGTTAAAGTTAGAGGACCCTTGAAGGTATATCATATTCCTAAAACGCCAGAGTTCGATATTGGGGGCATGGAGGGTGAAGTCAAAGATTATGTGGGTGTCTGGAAAGGTAAGCATATTTCTGCCAATCTGCCTTACAAAGTACAGTTCACCATGGAAGTAGATGGGCGCTCTGTTAAATTTTTCACCCATTTGAAGGAGGACGAATTCGATGTGGTGACTTGA